DNA sequence from the Bacteroidota bacterium genome:
AGGAAATAAATTCTATTTCCTCTTTTTTATTAACTTTAAAATTTTGCTTTATTTACGAGCAGCAAGTTTTCTTGTTGAATAGTTAATCTTGAATGCACCTGCTTTGCGCAATTCTTGTTTGATATCAGAAACCAAACCCATTTTAGTCTCATTATGAATTTTTAATGAGGTTGTTATGAATTTACGATCTACTTCATCACGAGCATCTCTTTCTTGGGTAACGAATTCCTGAATTTCGGAAAGCAATGCAAAACGATCATTTAATTGAATACGGGGTTCTGTTCCATAAACCGCCCTATTTTGAGGTGGCCCTACATGAATAAAACTCACCA
Encoded proteins:
- a CDS encoding biopolymer transporter ExbD, which codes for MSRFKKEGSKDVPAISTSSMPDIIFMLLFFFMVTTTMKETTVMVRNTLPQASEVEKLEKKSLVSFIHVGPPQNRAVYGTEPRIQLNDRFALLSEIQEFVTQERDARDEVDRKFITTSLKIHNETKMGLVSDIKQELRKAGAFKINYSTRKLAARK